DNA from Methanomassiliicoccales archaeon:
GATCATGAACCTGCCGCATTCGGCCATCGACTTCTTCGCCGACGCCCTGACCAGGATGAACCTCGGGGGGACCATGCACCTGTACCATATATGTGAGCGGGGCGAGTTCCCGACGGTGCTGGAAGATCTGGTAGCGAAGGCCAGGGGCATGGGCGTGGAGCTCAAGGTGCTGCGCAGCGAGGAGCTTAAGACCTACTCGCCGAGCGCCTCGGTGTTCTCCGCCGACCTACTTCTTGCCGGCTGGTGCTAACGTTATCCCTTTCTGTCCCTGGTAGTGCCCGCTGCGCTTGGCGTAGGTGCGCTCCACCGGCGAATGCATGCGCTCGAGCACCATCTGCACCATGCGGCTGCCTATGGGCAGCTCGACGTTCACGGAGGAGGCGTTGAACCCGCTGAAGGTCAACGTGCCATGGAAGCCGGCGTCGATCTTGCCCAGGCCCATGAGCAACCCTTTCCGCAACCAGGAGGTCCTGGTCCACAGCTGCGCGGCCAGGTCGTCCGGGAGCTCCACCCTCTCCATGGTGGAGACGAAGAACAATCGGCCCGGAGGTATGCTGACCGTACCGGAAGTGATGCTCTTCCCCCCTTCTAGGCGCACCTCGGCCACCCGCAGGTCGTAGCCGTTGGGGGTGAGCCCCTCCGGATCGAAGTCGCTGATGACCAGGGAGCCGTCGCGCAACATCGCCTCTATCTCGTGGTCCGGGACCAAGCACATGAACGGTAGAACGCATCCCACCATCATTATTTTTTGTGAAAAAGGTTCGAGCAATGTTTTAACTATCGCAACATATAATTTTCCAATGAGCGGTCTGAGAGGGGACAAAGAAGCACCTCTATCCGAGACGAGGCTACGCCCTCTCTCCTCCCTGCATGCGGGCGAGAAGGTCGCCCTGTTCTACCACCGCCCACGGGAGATGTACGAGGTCACGGCCGACCTGTTCCAATTGGCCATAGGTCGAAAGGAGCTATGTGTCTTCGAGAGCCGCGCCCCGGCTGCGCAGGTCGAGAAGGAGCTCAAGGCCCTGGGCCTAGACCTTAGCAAGCATCCCGAGATCATCGTACTCCCACAGACCAAGGAGCGCATCAGGGGTCTCTCGCAAGCCACCATCATCGAGCTTCTAAGGCAGTTCTCCTCCCAGGCCCGCGACCAGGGCTTCTCCGGGGCCTTGCTAATAATGGACGTGGGGAAGAGCTGGCCGCTCAGGTCCCCTTGATGGATACCTGGCGAAGCCTGGACCAGGAAAGGGAGAGGCTGGACATCACGATCGCCGTCTTCTATGAAATCACGTCTCTCCCACCAGAACTGCTGGTGAGCTCGCTCACCTCCTATCGCACGGTCATCCTGCAAGGCACGCTTTGTTACAACTTTTACTACCTTCCACGGTCAGAGAACGGAGCCGCCGATCCTTCCAAAGCGTAGCACCAGCATCTGAACCAGATCCGCCTGGAGAATGCGCAGAGGATGATGGCCGAGGAGGAACGCTCGCGCCTCCTGGACACCAACGAGCAGATGCAAGAGGAAATGGTCCGTCACCGGATGACCGAGTTCGCCCTGTTGCAGGCGGAGAACAACCAGCGGACCATGCTGGACGCCATGGCGGACATGGTCTTCAAGTGGACCGGGACCTGAGGGTGACCCAGGGAAATCGGGCCTTCATCTCCTCCTTGGAAAAGAGGGACATGGGCCCGGCCTTCGAGGGGAAGACCATATTCGAGCTGTTCCTTGGGCTGCCCCCCGAGATCAGGAGCTTGTATGAGGAGATATTCTGCTTCGGTCACACCACCATCGCCGATGAATCGTTCGATCTGGATGATGGTCGGTTCGAGGCCGAGGTACGCCGAGTTCCAGTGTTCCGAGGGGACATCGTGGACCGCATCGTGGTCATACTGCGGCAGAAGTCGATGACGGAAATAATGATGCCTGGCATGTGGGAGTTCGCCGAGCTACTGAAGGCCGAGGTCCGGGAACCGAACGGCCCGCTCCGGGGGACAACAGAGAGGTGCGCTCACATGGTGCTGGTGAACGAGATGGGCGGCCGACTTTACAATTTCAACCAAGCCGCCTGCGATGGGCTAGGATACACCATGGAAGAATTAGCCAACCTGGGCAGCACCATGCCCATATTCGAGCCCATGAACCGCATGATCAAGTTCCACCGTCGCTTCAACTACAACGGTCGCATCTCCATGCCTGCCACCGTGCAGCGCAAGGACGGGAGCCGCATGGAGGTCATGTGCTACTTCAGTTACCTTGGCCAGGAGAAGGGCCACAAGGTCATAACCATCCTCATGCCTTACCGATGAGGCAGGCCAACGACATCTAACATGACGATGCATGACGATACGAGGGTTGAAATAACATCGACCGGATTTTATGGCATGGACATACTATCGGCCATCAGCGTCTTCATGGGGGCCATGAGCGCTTTGCTGCTAATGTCCATGAGAGCCCTTCCCCAAAGATGGGCCAGGATGTAT
Protein-coding regions in this window:
- the dcd gene encoding dCTP deaminase; amino-acid sequence: MMVGCVLPFMCLVPDHEIEAMLRDGSLVISDFDPEGLTPNGYDLRVAEVRLEGGKSITSGTVSIPPGRLFFVSTMERVELPDDLAAQLWTRTSWLRKGLLMGLGKIDAGFHGTLTFSGFNASSVNVELPIGSRMVQMVLERMHSPVERTYAKRSGHYQGQKGITLAPAGKK
- a CDS encoding PAS domain-containing protein yields the protein MDRDLRVTQGNRAFISSLEKRDMGPAFEGKTIFELFLGLPPEIRSLYEEIFCFGHTTIADESFDLDDGRFEAEVRRVPVFRGDIVDRIVVILRQKSMTEIMMPGMWEFAELLKAEVREPNGPLRGTTERCAHMVLVNEMGGRLYNFNQAACDGLGYTMEELANLGSTMPIFEPMNRMIKFHRRFNYNGRISMPATVQRKDGSRMEVMCYFSYLGQEKGHKVITILMPYR